In the Gossypium raimondii isolate GPD5lz chromosome 9, ASM2569854v1, whole genome shotgun sequence genome, one interval contains:
- the LOC105797827 gene encoding paired amphipathic helix protein Sin3-like 2: MNCKTAQCNGQNQMPGGGGMSRKVTKKDAETYLKQVKEMFKDEKDKYNMLLHVMRDFSIQRTDVIGVVERVKEIFKGHNNLIQGFNMFLPKRYKITVDEDRPSPRMIAAHSEAIYFVNKIHKRDENVYTSFLDVLNKYRTGHTDIIKVLTKVASLFEDHPDLLEEFIRFLPG; encoded by the exons ATGAACTGCAAAACGGCTCAATG CAATGGGCAAAACCAAATGCCTGGTGGTGGAGGCATGTCACGTAAAGTGACTAAAAAGGATGCCGAAACATATCTGAAACAAGTCAAGGAGATGTTTAAGGATGAAAAAGACAAGTACAACATGCTCCTTCATGTCATGAGAGATTTCAGTATTCAAAG GACTGACGTAATTGGTGTGGTTGAGCGAGTGAAAGAGATATTCAAAGGCCATAACAACTTGATTCAAGGATTTAATATGTTTCTGCCAAAGAGATATAAAATTACAGTCGACGAGGACAGGCCTTCTCCGAGAATGATTGCTGCACATAGTGAAGCAATCTATTTTGTAAACAAAATACAT AAACGTGATGAGAATGTTTATACATCATTTCTGGATGTATTGAATAAGTACCGGACAGGGCACACGGACATAATTAAGGTCCTTACCAAG GTTGCTTCTCTTTTTGAGGACCATCCGGATCTGCTTGAGGAGTTCATACGTTTTTTACCAGGGTAG
- the LOC105797828 gene encoding paired amphipathic helix protein Sin3-like 2, with product MKAESGGQDEMAGGVAAEGGGGGGEGSTSSEATINAAERYMKEVMETFGDQEEKLVMFREIMNDFRTERTDIAGVVGRVKELFKGHNNLIEGFNFFLPKGYEITVDKHQPPPDTLEFIRLVKERDESVYRRFMDVIFRYQREHMDLIKLCREVGALFSEDYPDLFVKFIRFLPPT from the exons ATGAAGGCTGAATC TGGCGGGCAAGACGAGATGGCTGGTGGTGTTGCAGCTGAAGGAGGCGGAGGCGGTGGAGAGGGAAGCACGTCAAGTGAAGCGACTATAAATGCCGCCGAAAGGTATATGAAGGAAGTGATGGAGACGTTTGGGGATCAAGAAGAGAAGTTGGTGATGTTTCGTGAAATCATGAATGATTTCAGGACTGAGAG GACTGACATAGCTGGTGTGGTTGGGCGAGTGAAAGAGTTATTCAAAGGCCATAACAACTTGATTGAgggatttaatttctttttgccAAAGGGATATGAAATTACCGTCGACAAACATCAGCCTCCTCCGGACACGTTGGAGTTTATAAGGCTAGTAAAG GAACGTGATGAGAGTGTTTATAGACGATTTATGGATGTGATATTTAGGTACCAGAGGGAGCACATGGACTTAATTAAGCTCTGTAGGGAG GTTGGTGCTCTTTTCTCGGAGGACTATCCAGATCTGTTTGTGAAGTTCATAAGATTTCTACCACCTACTTGA